A single region of the Carassius gibelio isolate Cgi1373 ecotype wild population from Czech Republic chromosome A14, carGib1.2-hapl.c, whole genome shotgun sequence genome encodes:
- the LOC128027730 gene encoding uncharacterized protein LOC128027730 yields MENPPEKEVEPVEEIPLPAEEISNPPVQQLRASSRERSLTEKGREMHELEAKKQGKSFHKTYESWKQAAREARSNLKTFCTREDLDQIQQDIQGRHDSVYQRYEAILRNHTTTPDIVKRMDACAALTAEITDLVSKRLETFNESYNEELVKERVRQVLNKDEYGSVFGCTVTNTVVSESSLGSDNQSKTSKVSSKRADAQAEFAAKLEQAKALQEIHNQQAKLDKMEHDWKLCESRMLAEIKQKEAEMQLRLVEEKKRLQQLQVDKEVKVAAARVKVYNDLEGNLHRCEDDEGPSIHTGCQRTELTSQLNPEAQSFLPQQASCEGYGVTSPQETANLAQAIANSLSTHRLPVPEPTVFVGDPLKFIDWKMSFMALIDRKPLPSGEKMFYLKNYLAGEARKAVEGYFYRNSEDSYQGAWKVLQERYGNSFVIQRAFRDKLMRWPKIGANDPLALRDFTDFLQGCVEAIPHVKGLAILNDSEENHKLLKKLPEWIVRKWNRIVVEELDTSGDYPSFKCFTEFLQKEAKIACNPITSALFVNQRNTDERFPKRAKALSTKVQVKDLSSKRPETYSSKPKTSCLFCKNEKHHIAQCSTFTGKTIEEKKAFIHETHLCFGCLRKGHMSKDCRRRHTCGTCGRSHPTCLHEERDKAPSKDPKGASTNVQASEEVHKVMTHALTQCSPATSSIVPVFISTVDEPQREVLTYALLDTQSDSSFILEDLLESLNVVSQPVQLRLSTMTAADTITASKRVCGLKVRGLQSASSIPLQQAYTRDFIPVDKSYIPTKHTALQWSHLRHLASQLSPLLNCEVGLLIGFDCPSALAPLEAIIGGENEPFAQRTVLGWSIIGLSNPHLDRQGNQSFVHRVAVKEIPVPSANDILKILESDFNEKAYEDKCVSQEDVRFIQHLSANIQQKDNGHYELPLPFKCSSRPSLPNNKGLATARLQHLKKRLKSNKQYYDHYKAFMEEMIIKGDAEQAPAILSGETVWYIPHHGVYHPQKPNKLRVVFDCSAKFRGISLNDTLLTGPDLTNSLVGVLCRFRKEPVAVTCDIEKMFHQFLVPPDERNYLRFLWWEGGDLEKEPQEYRMAVHLFGATSSPGCANFGLKYLAQQHKVNYPSASAFIEKNFYVDDGLTSVPSTSEAKELIMQAQRVCKHGGLRLHKFNSNKEDVLSCLNPLEKATTSKPLDFNLEATPAGRVLGIQWSTKDDTFSFSIDLKDQPLTRRGILSVIASLYDPLGFVAPFILQGKCILQELCRRGTEWDNELPDDLRPQWVDWKNDLLKLKEVLIPRCYHPHTFSEIVRTELHHFSDASNVGYGACSYLRFKNEKSEVHCCLVMAKARVSPTKVISIPRLELSAAVISARMSVMLKNELEMKIDQEFFWTDSQVVLAYINNEARRFHVFVANRVQLIRDVTDPSQWCYVNTTDNPADYASRGLNASAISTSMWLSGPQFLWEQEVNATPYTPVNLLVGDPEVKLVQTFVTSVRDGADILSRLSRFSSWSMLLRVVARINRLGHKQMYNGDHVTVEERERAAKVVIKLVQQQAFSKEMQIIERGEALPNSSALYPLDPILDNGILRVGGRLKHSSLSQDLKHPVILPKGNHITKLILSHYHIKVRHQGRSQTQMELRMNGFWIIGGSKSVAKFIHKCVQCRKLRRPAEEQRMAELPRERVEVSAPFTYCGMDCFGPFIVKRARKELKRYGLLFTCLSSRAVHIEMIEDLSTDSFINALRCFISLRGAVRKLQCDHGTNFVGAKNEFAKSLKEIDTNALEIFLTERQCEFVFNAPSASHAGGVWERQIRTVRNVLNATLALCPGRLDDASLRTLFYEAMAIVNSRPLTVDGINDPNSLEPLTPNHLIMMKSDVALPPPGKFVKQDVYATKRWRRVQYLIEQFWSRWKKEYLLNIAARQKWHIPRRNLQVNDVVIIKDDMLPRGQWQLGRVVETSEGSDGLVRRVKLQLGERKQNQCSKPTVIERPIQKLVVLIENE; encoded by the coding sequence ATGGAAAACCCACCTGAAAAGGAAGTTGAACCCGTTGAGGAGATACCACTTCCAGCTGAAGAAATAAGTAACCCACCAGTGCAACAGCTCAGAGCAAGCTCACGTGAAAGAAGCTTAACAGAGAAAGGTCGAGAGATGCATGAGCTCGAAGCAAAGAAACAGGGAAAGTCCTTCCATAAGACATATGAGTCCTGGAAGCAGGCTGCAAGAGAGGCTAGATCAAATTTGAAAACATTCTGTACACGTGAAGACCTGGATCAAATACAGCAGGACATTCAAGGCAGACATGATTCAGTCTATCAGCGTTATGAAGCAATTCTGCGTAACCACACTACTACTCCAGACATTGTTAAACGTATGGATGCCTGCGCTGCACTAACTGCAGAGATCACTGATCTTGTCAGTAAACGACTGGAAACATTTAATGAAAGTTACAACGAAGAACTTGTGAAGGAAAGAGTAAGGCAAGTGCTGAATAAGGATGAATATGGATCCGTCTTTGGATGTACAGTAACAAACACAGTCGTTTCAGAGTCATCACTGGGATCCGATAACCAATCCAAGACTTCTAAAGTCTCAAGTAAGCGTGCTGATGCACAGGCAGAATTTGCAGCGAAACTGGAACAAGCTAAAGCTTTACAAGAAATTCACAATCAACAAGCTAAGCTTGATAAGATGGAGCATGACTGGAAGCTTTGTGAGTCGAGAATGTTAGCGGAGATAAAGCAGAAGGAGGCTGAAATGCAGTTAAGGCTAGTTGAGGAAAAGAAACGGCTACAACAGCTACAAGTTGACAAAGAAGTTAAAGTAGCAGCAGCTCGTGTCAAAGTGTATAACGATTTGGAAGGCAACCTTCATCGCTGTGAAGATGACGAAGGCCCTAGCATTCACACTGGCTGCCAAAGGACAGAGCTTACATCTCAACTGAACCCGGAAGCACAGTCTTTCCTACCTCAGCAAGCATCATGTGAAGGATATGGAGTTACATCACCTCAGGAAACTGCAAATCTAGCTCAAGCAATAGCAAACTCACTAAGCACACATCGGCTACCTGTTCCAGAACCCACTGTCTTTGTTGGTGACCCTTTAAAATTCATAGATTGGAAGATGTCATTCATGGCCCTCATTGATCGAAAACCTCTTCCTTCTGGTGAAAAAATGTTCTATCTGAAGAATTACCTTGCTGGGGAAGCTCGCAAAGCGGTGGAGGGATATTTCTACAGAAATTCTGAGGATTCGTATCAAGGTGCCTGGAAAGTGTTACAGGAAAGGTACGGGAACTCGTTCGTCATCCAAAGAGCGTTTCGAGACAAGCTGATGAGATGGCCCAAAATTGGAGCAAATGACCCACTGGCATTACGAGACTTCACAGATTTCCTACAAGGTTGTGTCGAGGCAATTCCTCACGTAAAAGGATTAGCCATCCTAAATGATTCTGAAGAAAACCACAAGCTGTTAAAGAAACTCCCCGAATGGATTGTGAGAAAGTGGAACCGAATCGTGGTGGAAGAGCTAGACACATCAGGTGACTATCCAAGTTTCAAATGCTTCACAGAATTTCTGCAAAAGGAAGCAAAAATAGCTTGTAACCCTATAACCTCTGCACTATTTGTGAATCAAAGGAACACAGATGAAAGGTTCCCCAAGCGCGCTAAGGCTCTCAGTACAAAGGTTCAGGTGAAGGACTTAAGCTCAAAAAGACCAGAGACGTACAGCTCTAAGCCAAAGACATCGTGCCTTTTctgcaaaaatgaaaaacatcacaTTGCTCAATGCTCTACATTTACTGGAAAGACTATTGAAGAAAAGAAAGCCTTCATTCACGAAACCCACCTCTGTTTCGGATGTCTCAGAAAGGGACACATGAGTAAAGACTGTAGAAGAAGACATACATGTGGTACGTGTGGTCGAAGTCATCCTACCTGCTTACATGAAGAAAGGGATAAAGCTCCTTCAAAGGACCCTAAAGGAGCATCTACGAATGTTCAAGCAAGTGAGGAAGTTCATAAAGTCATGACCCACGCACTCACTCAATGTTCTCCTGCTACTTCCAGCATTGTGCCAGTTTTCATCTCTACAGTGGACGAACCCCAAAGAGAAGTACTAACTTATGCTCTACTTGACACCCAGAGCGACTCAAGTTTCATCTTGGAAGATCTTCTTGAAAGTTTGAATGTTGTCTCACAACCTGTGCAATTGAGGCTCAGCACCATGACAGCTGCTGACACGATTACTGCCAGTAAGAGAGTCTGTGGACTTAAAGTAAGAGGACTACAATCTGCAAGTTCTATACCACTACAGCAAGCATACACAAGAGACTTCATTCCAGTGGACAAGTCGTATATTCCCACCAAGCACACAGCGCTTCAGTGGAGTCACCTCAGACACTTAGCAAGTCAGCTGTCACCACTTTTGAACTGTGAAGTCGGACTTTTAATTGGATTTGACTGCCCATCTGCACTAGCTCCCTTGGAAGCAATTATAGGTGGTGAAAATGAGCCTTTCGCGCAAAGAACTGTGCTTGGGTGGAGTATTATAGGCCTGTCTAATCCACACCTTGACCGACAAGGAAATCAAAGTTTTGTCCACCGTGTTGCAGTAAAGGAAATACCTGTCCCATCGGCCAATGATATCCTGAAAATTCTTGAGTCAGATTTCAATGAAAAAGCTTATGAGGATAAATGTGTGTCACAAGAGGATGTTCGTTTCATACAGCACCTCAGTGCCAATATTCAGCAGAAGGATAATGGACATTACGAGCTTCCTCTCCCATTTAAGTGCAGCAGCCGACCCTCACTACCCAACAACAAAGGGCTAGCAACTGCTCGACTACAACACCTAAAGAAACGGCTCAAGTCCAATAAACAGTATTATGATCACTACAAGGCTTTCATGGAAGAGATGATTATCAAAGGTGATGCAGAACAAGCTCCAGCTATACTAAGTGGAGAGACAGTGTGGTACATCCCACACCATGGGGTGTACCACCCTCAGAAACCAAACAAGCTGAGGGTGGTATTCGATTGTTCAGCAAAGTTTCGTGGTATATCATTAAATGACACACTTCTGACTGGGCCTGATCTAACCAATTCCTTGGTGGGAGTGCTGTGCCGTTTCAGAAAGGAGCCAGTTGCAGTTACCTGTGACATAGAGAAGATGTTTCACCAGTTTCTCGTCCCACCTGATGAACGCAATTACCTGAGATTCTTATGGTGGGAGGGTGGAGACTTGGAGAAAGAGCCTCAAGAATATCGCATGGCAGTCCACCTCTTTGGTGCCACGTCTTCACCTGGGTGTGCTAATTTCGGCCTAAAGTACCTGGCACAGCAGCACAAGGTTAACTATCCTTCAGCTTCAGCATTCATTGAGAAGAACTTTTATGTGGATGATGGGTTAACCAGTGTTCCCTCAACCAGTGAAGCCAAAGAACTAATAATGCAAGCTCAAAGAGTGTGTAAACATGGAGGTTTACGGCTTCACAAATTTAACTCAAATAAGGAAGACGTTCTGAGTTGTTTAAACCCGTTAGAAAAGGCAACAACATCAAAGCCTCTTGACTTTAATCTTGAAGCAACACCAGCTGGACGCGTACTTGGCATTCAATGGTCAACAAAGGATGACACATTCAGTTTCAGCATCGACCTTAAGGATCAACCATTGACTCGCCGTGGTATTCTGTCTGTTATAGCCTCTCTATATGACCCTCTTGGGTTTGTCGCCCCATTTATTCTACAGGGAAAGTGTATCCTACAAGAACTTTGTCGTAGAGGTACTGAATGGGACAACGAACTTCCTGATGACTTGCGTCCTCAATGGGTGGATTGGAAAAACGATCTTCTGAAACTCAAGGAAGTATTGATACCAAGATGTTATCACCCACATACCTTCAGTGAAATAGTCAGAACAGAGTTACACCACTTCTCTGATGCGAGTAATGTAGGATATGGTGCTTGTTCCTACCTCCGCTTCAAAAATGAAAAGAGTGAAGTCCACTGCTGTCTGGTGATGGCTAAAGCCAGGGTCTCACCTACAAAGGTCATAAGCATTCCCAGGTTAGAACTCTCAGCTGCTGTCATATCTGCCAGAATGAGTGTCATGCTGAAAAATGAGCTGGAAATGAAGATTGACCAAGAGTTCTTCTGGACAGACTCGCAGGTCGTTTTAGCATACATTAACAACGAAGCCCGTAGGTTTCATGTTTTTGTCGCAAATCGAGTGCAGCTGATACGAGATGTCACAGATCCTAGTCAGTGGTGTTACGTAAATACAACAGATAACCCTGCTGATTATGCATCTAGAGGGCTTAATGCGTCTGCCATCTCTACATCAATGTGGTTATCAGGACCCCAATTCCTGTGGGAACAGGAAGTAAATGCAACACCATACACACCTGTGAACCTGCTTGTCGGTGATCCTGAAGTTAAATTAGTCCAAACCTTTGTGACCTCCGTCAGAGACGGAGCAGACATCCTCAGTCGCTTAAGTCGATTCTCTTCTTGGTCTATGCTTCTAAGGGTGGTTGCAAGAATAAACAGATTGGGCCACAAACAGATGTACAACGGTGATCATGTGACAGTTGAAGAACGTGAGAGAGCTGCTAAGGTGGTCATCAAGCTTGTACAGCAGCAAGCATTCTCAAAGGAAATGCAAATAATTGAAAGAGGAGAAGCTCTACCAAATTCAAGCGCACTGTACCCTCTGGATCCTATTTTGGACAATGGCATCCTCCGTGTTGGTGGGAGGCTAAAACACTCATCTCTCAGTCAAGATCTAAAACATCCTGTAATACTTCCAAAAGGTAACCACATCACTAAACTAATTCTGTCACATTACCACATCAAAGTTCGTCACCAGGGAAGAAGCCAAACTCAAATGGAGTTAAGAATGAATGGATTCTGGATCATTGGAGGCAGTAAGTCCGTCGCTAAGTTCATACACAAGTGTGTGCAATGTCGGAAACTCAGACGACCAGCTGAAGAACAGCGTATGGCAGAACTTCCCAGAGAACGTGTTGAGGTTTCCGCTCCATTCACGTACTGTGGTATGGACTGTTTCGGGCCATTTATTGTGAAGAGAGCTCGTAAGGAGCTTAAGAGATATGGCCTATTATTCACTTGTCTATCATCTCGTGCAGTCCATATTGAAATGATTGAGGACCTATCTACAGACTCCTTTATCAATGCCCTAAGGTGCTTTATCAGCCTCAGAGGAGCAGTTCGCAAACTTCAGTGTGACCACGGCACTAACTTTGTTGGAGCTAAAAATGAATTCGCAAAATCACTGAAAGAGATTGACACCAACGCCTTAGAGATCTTTCTTACAGAAAGGCAATGCGAGTTTGTCTTTAATGCTCCTTCTGCAAGCCATGCTGGAGGTGTCTGGGAGCGCCAGATACGTACTGTGCGAAATGTACTCAATGCCACACTTGCTTTATGCCCAGGCAGGCTTGATGACGCATCACTCAGAACGCTGTTCTATGAAGCAATGGCCATTGTAAACAGCCGCCCTCTAACGGTAGATGGTATTAATGATCCAAATTCACTCGAACCATTGACCCCAAACCATCTGATAATGATGAAATCTGATGTTGCTCTTCCACCTCCAGGAAAGTTTGTAAAACAAGATGTGTATGCCACTAAAAGATGGCGCAGAGTTCAATACCTAATCGAACAATTTTGGAGTCGTTGGAAGAAGGAATACCTTCTCAACATTGCAGCACGTCAGAAATGGCATATTCCTCGTCGTAACCTTCAAGTGAATGATGTTGTAATCATCAAAGACGATATGCTTCCCAGAGGTCAGTGGCAATTAGGCCGAGTGGTGGAAACCAGTGAAGGAAGTGATGGTCTTGTAAGGCGAGTCAAGTTGCAGTTAGGGGAGCGAAAACAAAATCAATGCTCCAAGCCCACAGTCATTGAAAGGCCCATCCAAAAATTGGTGGTACTTATTGAAAATGAGTAA
- the LOC128027732 gene encoding Kv channel-interacting protein 1-like isoform X3 — MGLVMGTFSMQTKQVNYHTDKFYDDLELSVVCHRPEGLEQLEAQTNFSKKELQVLYRGFKNECPSGVVNEDMFKQIYSQFFPHGDASTYAHYLFNSFDSSQNGSIKFEDFVAALSILLRGTTTEKLQWTFNLYDINRDGYINKEEMTDIVKAIYDMMGRFTYPALKTDTTKQHVDAFFQKMDKNRDGVVTLDEFILSCQEDENIMRSLQLFENVI, encoded by the exons ATAAGTTTTATGATGATCTGGAGCTGTCCGTGGTGTGTCACCGTCCCGAGGGTTTGGAGCAGCTGGAGGCTCAAACCAACTTCAGCAAGAAAGAGCTGCAAGTGCTGTACAGAGGCTTCAAAAAT GAGTGTCCCAGTGGTGTGGTCAACGAGGACATGTTCAAGCAGATCTACTCACAGTTCTTTCCTCACGGCg ATGCCAGCACATACGCACATTACTTGTTCAACTCCTTCGACTCTTCCCAGAATGGATCCATCAAATTTGAG GACTTTGTAGCGGCTTTGTCCATTTTACTTAGAGGAACAACAACAGAGAAGTTACAGTGGACCTTCAACCTGTACGATATTAACAGAGACGGTTACATTAATAAAGAG GAGATGACTGATATAGTGAAAGCCATATATGACATGATGGGCCGCTTCACATATCCCGCTCTGAAGACAGACACTACCAAACAGCACGTGGATGCTTTCTTTCAG AAAATGGACAAGAACAGAGATGGAGTCGTCACTCTTGATGAGTTTATTCTCTCCTGTCAAGAG GATGAAAACATCATGAGATCATTGCAGCTCTTTGAGAATGTGATCTAG
- the LOC128027732 gene encoding Kv channel-interacting protein 1-like isoform X2: protein MGAVVGTLTLQTRQRRPSNDKFYDDLELSVVCHRPEGLEQLEAQTNFSKKELQVLYRGFKNECPSGVVNEDMFKQIYSQFFPHGDASTYAHYLFNSFDSSQNGSIKFEDFVAALSILLRGTTTEKLQWTFNLYDINRDGYINKEEMTDIVKAIYDMMGRFTYPALKTDTTKQHVDAFFQKMDKNRDGVVTLDEFILSCQEDENIMRSLQLFENVI from the exons ATAAGTTTTATGATGATCTGGAGCTGTCCGTGGTGTGTCACCGTCCCGAGGGTTTGGAGCAGCTGGAGGCTCAAACCAACTTCAGCAAGAAAGAGCTGCAAGTGCTGTACAGAGGCTTCAAAAAT GAGTGTCCCAGTGGTGTGGTCAACGAGGACATGTTCAAGCAGATCTACTCACAGTTCTTTCCTCACGGCg ATGCCAGCACATACGCACATTACTTGTTCAACTCCTTCGACTCTTCCCAGAATGGATCCATCAAATTTGAG GACTTTGTAGCGGCTTTGTCCATTTTACTTAGAGGAACAACAACAGAGAAGTTACAGTGGACCTTCAACCTGTACGATATTAACAGAGACGGTTACATTAATAAAGAG GAGATGACTGATATAGTGAAAGCCATATATGACATGATGGGCCGCTTCACATATCCCGCTCTGAAGACAGACACTACCAAACAGCACGTGGATGCTTTCTTTCAG AAAATGGACAAGAACAGAGATGGAGTCGTCACTCTTGATGAGTTTATTCTCTCCTGTCAAGAG GATGAAAACATCATGAGATCATTGCAGCTCTTTGAGAATGTGATCTAG
- the LOC128027731 gene encoding T-cell leukemia homeobox protein 3-like: MERAEPNEPTPPSKSNQEPIRFGIDQILGSLDPESRVGNTVDNSRLGSPSRASVAPHVSLPVSLSGVTGALEDSGWVYGVSGTLMPGGVIRVPAHRPLAAAVPPAMVSAAPALCFPWMDNNRRFPKDRLPALIPFTVTRRIGHPYQNRTPPKRKKPRTSFSRVQICELEKRFHRQKYLASAERAALAKSLKMTDAQVKTWFQNRRTKWRRQTAEEREAGRQQANRMLLQLQADALQKSMSESVSSDPLCVHNSSLYALQNLQPWAQERPGKMAPTTTALD, translated from the exons ATGGAGCGCGCGGAACCAAACGAGCCGACACCGCCATCTAAATCAAACCAGGAACCCATACGATTCGGGATCGACCAGATTCTGGGCTCTCTGGACCCAGAGAGCAGGGTCGGAAACACTGTGGATAACAGCCGCTTGGGAAGCCCATCCAGGGCGAGCGTCGCGCCACATGTCTCTTTACCCGTCTCTCTGTCCGGTGTCACGGGCGCGCTGGAGGACTCCGGGTGGGTGTACGGGGTGAGCGGCACCCTGATGCCCGGTGGAGTGATTCGGGTTCCGGCGCACAGACCTCTGGCTGCCGCGGTGCCGCCGGCCATGGTGAGCGCCGCACCGGCGCTGTGTTTCCCCTGGATGGACAATAACCGCAGGTTCCCTAAAGACAGACTGCCAG CTCTCATTCCGTTCACCGTGACCCGGCGGATCGGTCACCCGTATCAGAACCGAACTCCCCCGAAACGGAAAAAGCCCCGCACGTCATTCTCGCGCGTGCAGATCTGCGAGCTGGAGAAACGCTTCCATCGGCAGAAGTATCTGGCGTCCGCGGAGCGCGCGGCCCTCGCCAAGAGCCTGAAGATGACGGACGCGCAGGTCAAGACCTGGTTCCAGAACCGACGGACCAAGTGGAG AAGGCAAACAGCTGAGGAAAGAGAGGCGGGACGTCAGCAAGCCAATCGGATGCTGCTTCAGCTTCAGGCCGACGCCCTCCAGAAGTCCATGAGCGAATCAGTGTCTTCGGATCCTCTATGTGTGCATAACTCCTCCCTCTATGCCCTCCAGAACCTCCAGCCTTGGGCCCAGGAGAGACCGGGTAAAATGGCCCCAACGACCACCGCACTGGATTAA